The Candidatus Binataceae bacterium genome includes the window CAGCGTCTTGCTCTGGATTTTCGGACCCGCTTACGGGTCTTCTTTTTTACTGGCATAGATACCTCCTTATAATGCCGCCGCTGACCGAGCATCTATACTAATGGATGGCAGTCTTTCCTCCACCCTTGCCACTCGATTATAGAAACGTGTTCTTTTAAAAGCAATAGGTTTCCAACCACTTTAGAAAGAAATTATAAACAACTAAGAACATAGACTGTTACAAGATTTTCAGTCCTTTAGAATAGTGTTCACGCATAAGCCGGCTTGAACTACCCTCGGTGCTTGCTTTACGATCACGCGATGGCTCGGTTAAGCAGTTATATTCGTCGCGAGTGGTTGTCGCTTATCCTCGGACTAATACTTTTCCTGTTCGCGGTGAGCCTGTTTGCGGGTCCGCTGGGGCCTCGTGATCTGCTCTCGCTGCGGCGCCATCGCAAGGCCCAAGAAGCGCACCGTGAGGAGCTGCTCGCCCGCAACGCCGCGCTCAGAACGGACGTTCAGAAGCTTACTTCGGACAATCGCTACCTCGAGCGCCTCATTCGACGCGAGCTTGGCTATTCGCGGCCCAACGAACTCGTCTACAAATATGCCAACCCGGACACGAGCAAAAGTCGCTAGCCAGGCGCCTCACGATCGAACTCGCTTGCTGGTCGCGACGCGGCCGCCTGCTGCTGAGTCGGTTCGCGCTCGCTAAGAGGACGGTCTTACCGACCAGACGATACGCGCGCGCCTCACGTTCCAAATCTTCGCGAAAATCGGGATGCGCCAGGTCGATCAGCGCACGCGCGCGCTCCGGAACTGATTTGCCCTTCAAATTGACGATCCCATACACGGTCTGTGTGTGTCGAAACATATTGTGTTTCTACCTTGGGGCGACAACTGCTCTTTCAGTGTGAACCTTCAGTACCGGGAATATGGGAACGCGTTTGAGCGTCTGAGGTTGGCGATGGTTTTCGCTTCGAGCCGCCGCGAGGAAGCTTTCCGAACCCGCCGTCCTGTAGATTCAACGCTGT containing:
- a CDS encoding septum formation initiator family protein: MARLSSYIRREWLSLILGLILFLFAVSLFAGPLGPRDLLSLRRHRKAQEAHREELLARNAALRTDVQKLTSDNRYLERLIRRELGYSRPNELVYKYANPDTSKSR